One part of the Anopheles coustani chromosome 2, idAnoCousDA_361_x.2, whole genome shotgun sequence genome encodes these proteins:
- the LOC131264760 gene encoding uncharacterized protein LOC131264760, producing MVILAPLPSRGLTLSHITEIMFRTSTTLFMVAVVHLIIIQPSGQYFFNGIKSGLDEDLKHSLFLSHIGQCRWQQDLSVFLGDMRIVQRSNTQYVVSGVFVVRRNLTAPIATRVMIEICQNETQCRPFVEPPVAVGDVCDFLRNKQNTSLGAIMSYSIPPLACPLQKGLYRINDALVDYKPFRYFSPHVSKFWRIDLIGEIENRRVFCIRIEFYVYSWEDMLPRY from the exons ATGGTG ATTTTGGCCCCTCTTCCTTCTCGTGGGCTCACACTGTCCCACATAACCGAAATTATGTTCCGTACAAGCACAACACTTTTTATGGTGGCAGTCGttcatctcatcatcatccaacCGAGTGGGCAGTACTTTTTTAACGGCATTAAATCCGGACTCGATGAAGACCTGAAGCACTCGCTTTTTCTAAGCCACATCGGACAGTGCCGTTGGCAGCAGGATCTGTCGGTCTTTCTTGGTGATATGCGTATCGTGCAGCGAAGCAACACACAGTACGTCGTTAGTGGAGTGTTTGTGGTCCGCCGGAACCTGACGGCTCCAATTGCCACGAGGGTAATGATCGAGATCTGTCAGAACGAGACACAGTGCCGCCCGTTCGTGGAACCACCGGTCGCCGTTGGTGATGTGTGTGATTTTCTAcgcaataaacaaaacacttcaCTGGGAGCTATTATGTCCTACAGCATCCCTCCGCTTGCATGTCCGCTGCAGAAAGGCTTGTACCGGATCAACGATGCACTCGTGGACTACAAACCGTTCCG TTACTTTTCACCACATGTAAGTAAATTCTGGCGCATCGATTTGATTGGGGAAATTGAAAATCGGCGGGTTTTTTGTATCAGAATAGAATTTTATGTGTACAGCTGGGAAGATATGCTTCCGAGgtattaa